A single region of the Lentimicrobium sp. L6 genome encodes:
- a CDS encoding amidohydrolase encodes MNLTDIRQHLHQYPELSHQEYETSRFIESIMVPLNPDQIIHIGEFSKVYVFDSGKPGSSIIFRADMDALPIQERNELSYQSENKGVAHLCGHDGHSTILIGFARRIAENRPSHGKVALLFQAAEETGMGAKEVMESKEFLALNADYIFGLHNIPGYALHQVLLKPGSFAAASKGMKLKLKGKTCHAAEPEKGINPALAMADITHQLHKLIQQKQLFQNLSLITFIYSRLGEIAFGTSPGFAEMGFTLRAFENKDMALLIEKAEHIIQNICKNHALDFEIEYLEEFPATVNDEEAINIIEQAAIHKNLSISHIPESMRWSEDFGYYNQKIRGGFFGLGSGENHAELHHHNFDFPDDLIETGVSLFEEIYRSVLDNTNS; translated from the coding sequence TTGAATTTAACAGACATTAGACAACACCTTCATCAATATCCTGAGCTTTCTCATCAAGAATATGAAACCAGTAGATTTATAGAAAGCATCATGGTTCCACTGAATCCTGATCAGATAATTCACATTGGAGAATTTTCAAAAGTCTATGTTTTCGATTCTGGAAAACCTGGTTCAAGTATTATTTTTAGAGCCGATATGGATGCACTTCCCATACAAGAGCGAAACGAACTGTCTTATCAATCAGAAAATAAAGGCGTAGCACATCTTTGTGGGCATGATGGACATAGTACCATATTGATAGGATTTGCAAGGAGGATAGCAGAAAATAGACCGAGCCACGGAAAAGTAGCACTTCTCTTTCAGGCAGCAGAAGAAACAGGAATGGGAGCAAAAGAAGTCATGGAAAGTAAAGAATTCCTAGCTTTAAATGCCGACTATATTTTTGGATTGCACAATATTCCAGGTTATGCTTTGCACCAAGTTTTGCTAAAACCAGGAAGCTTTGCAGCAGCCAGCAAAGGAATGAAGCTAAAACTAAAAGGCAAAACTTGTCATGCCGCTGAGCCAGAAAAAGGAATCAATCCCGCTTTGGCCATGGCTGATATTACTCATCAACTTCACAAACTCATCCAACAAAAACAACTTTTTCAGAATTTAAGCCTTATCACCTTTATCTATTCCAGATTGGGAGAAATAGCATTTGGGACCTCCCCTGGTTTTGCCGAAATGGGCTTTACCTTGCGTGCCTTTGAGAATAAAGACATGGCCCTTTTAATTGAAAAAGCAGAGCACATCATCCAGAATATTTGCAAGAATCATGCTTTGGATTTTGAGATCGAATATTTAGAAGAATTCCCAGCTACTGTTAATGATGAAGAAGCCATCAATATTATTGAGCAAGCTGCTATCCACAAGAATTTAAGTATTTCCCATATTCCTGAATCCATGCGCTGGTCAGAAGATTTTGGCTACTATAATCAAAAAATTAGAGGAGGATTTTTTGGATTAGGATCTGGCGAAAACCATGCTGAGCTTCATCATCATAATTTCGACTTTCCCGATGACTTGATTGAGACCGGGGTAAGTTTGTTTGAGGAGATTTATAGAAGTGTTTTAGATAATACCAACTCCTAA